The DNA region CGTCACCTTGTTGATGACGTTGCGCGCCTTGTTGTCCTGCAGATCGTTCGAGAAGTACGAAACCATCTCGGGCGTCGCCAGGGTGTGCAGCTTTGCGATGTCCTCGTTCGACCACGCGGTCTGGATCTCGCCGAGCAGTCGCTCGAACGCCTCGTAGTCGGCCGGCGTGATCTCGACCGGCGCATTATTGCCGCCGCCGAGCCCAAAGCCGAAGCCCGAGCGCGTGTTCGGCTGCGCGCCGGGGCCGACATCGGGTCCGCCGGCATAGGCCGGGGACGGCGAATTGCGGCGCTGCCACCACGACATCGCGAACCGGACCACCAGCACGATCAGGCCGATCTGCAGGATCAGGCCGAGGATCGACGACAGGCCGCCGAGGCCGGAGAACAGGCCGCCGCCGAACAGCATGCCGAACAAGCCGGCACCGAGGAAGCCCGCGGCGAGACCGCCGAGTAGGCTGCGGCCCATGCCCGGACGGCCGAACAGGCCGCCGGAGTTGGCCGCCGGCGCGCCCATGCCCGGGCCGTTGGGCTGGCTGAAGGTGCGGTTCAATGGGGCGACCGAACCCGGCGCGGTGTTGGTTGAGGGCGGCGCGGAGAAGGTTCGCGAGCCACGCGAGCCTCCGCTGCCGGCGCGCGCATCGGCCGCCGAGACGGTCATCATCACGGGCAGCGCCAGCGCCATCACGACGGCGATCGCCCGAACAATTCCACGCGTGCGGTGCGAGAAATTCATGTTGGTTTCCTCAAGGAATCCCCGGCATGGGGAACGCCCCCTAAGATGGGCATCGAACGGTAAAAGTGAAGCGGGAAAGCGGAACCGCGGCTGCGGCCCGCGGTCGCGGAGATGTGGCGATTTTGACCCTTGCGGACGCGAAAGCCGGCCCTCACGCCGGATACACCGCCGCTATTACGCCGTCATGGTCTCCTTCACCGCCGCGACCAGCTGCGTGAGCGTGAACGGCTTCGGCAGGAACGCGAACTGCTGGTTCTCGGGCAGGCTCTTCTCGAAGGCGTCTTCGGCATAGCCTGAGACGAAGATGATTTTCAGCTCCGGATTGCGGCCACGCATCTCCTTCAGCATCGTCGGACCGTCCATCTCCGGCATCACCACGTCGGAGACGACGAGATCGACGGCGCCCTGCTTCTCCTCCAGCGCCTCGATCGCCTCGACGCCGTTGGCGGCCTCGATCACGCTGTAGCCGCGCGAGCGGAGGCCGCGCGCGTTCAGCGAGCGCAGGCCGTCCTCGTCCTCGACCAGCAGGATCGTGCCCTGCCCGGTCAGATCCGGCTTCGGCTTGGCGGCTTCCGCGACGGCCGCGACCTCCTTCGCCGCACCATTGCCGGCATGGGCTTCGGGCGCCACTTCCTGCTCCGGCCGGTGCCGCGGCAGGAAGATGCGGAACGTGGTGCCTTCGCCGGGGACGGAATCGACATAGACGAAGCCGCCGGTCTGCTTGACGATGCCGTAGACCGTCGACAACCCAAGGCCGGTGCCCTTGCCCACCTCCTTGGTCGAGAAGAACGGCTCGAAGATCTTGTCGATGATCTCGGCGGGAATGCCGGTGCCGGTGTCCGAGATCTCGATCTTCACATAGTCGGCCGCCGGCATGCCCTTGTTGGCGAGCTGCGCGGCCTCGTCCGTCGGCACATTGCCGGTGCGGATGCTCAGCCTGCCGCCGTCCGGCATCGCGTCACGCGCGTTGACCGCGAGATTGACGATCACCTGCTCGAACTGCGAGACGTCGACCTTGATCGGCCACAGATCGCGGCCGTGCACCAGGTCGAGCTTGACCTTCTCGCCGATCAGCCGGCGCAACAGCATGGTGAGATCAGACAGCGCGTCGCCGAGGTCGAGCACCTGCGGCCGCAGCGTCTGGCGGCGCGAGAACGCCAGCAGCTGCCGTACCAGCGTCGCGGCGCGGGTCGCGTTCTGCTTGATCTGCATGATGTCCTGGAACGACGGATCGGTCGGCTTGTGCGCGTTCAGCAGGAAGTCGTTGGCCATCATGATGGCCGAGAGCACGTTGTTGAAATCGTGCGCGATGCCGCCGGCGAGCTGGCCGACCATCTCCATCTTCTGCGACTGGTTGATCTGGTTTTCCAGCGCCCGCCGCTCGGTGATCTCGAGCATGTAGACGATCGCGGTCTCGGCGTCGCGCTCGTTCTTCTCGACGGTCGTGACGAAGAACTGGGCGAAGCGCTCCTTGGCGCCGTCGAGCATCACCTCGACCGGCGCGATGTCGCCCTGCCCTTCGGCAGCCTGGTTGATCGCCGCGATCAGCAGGCCGCGGTCGCGCGGATTGACCGCGCGGAAGATCGATTTGGCGGCGCCGCCCTCACCGTTCAGGTTCTGCGTCAGCTTGGCGTAGCGCGCATTGGCGCCGACCACATTGCCGCCGCGGTCGACGGTGGCGATCGCCATCGGCGTGTGGTCGAAGAAGCGCATGAAGCGCACCTCGGCGGCACGCTCCGGATCGGAATGCTCGTCGCGGGCGCGGCTGATCACCAGCGTGCGCGAGGCGCCCGCCGCGCCGTCGGCGCCGAAGGCGAGCTTGTGATAGAGCCGCACCGGCACGGTCTTGCCGCCGCGCATGCGCAGATCGATGTCGAACACCTCGGTCTTGACCTCGCCCGGCACCGGCACGATCGAGGTCAGCAGCGAGGCGCCGTCGCCCGAGACGATATCGGAGAGCTTCAGCCCGCCCGAGCCGATCTCGGCGAGGTCGTAGTCCAGCCAGTTCGCCAGGGTCGCGTTGACATAGGCGATCTCGCCGGCCGCATTGACCGAGAAGAAGCCGCAGGGCGCGTGGTCGAGATATTCGATGGCGTGCCGCAGCTCCTGGAACACGTCTTCCTGGCGCTCGCGGTCGCGGGTGATGTCGGCGATCGACCACACCGCGTATTTGGACTCGCGCTTGCTCTGGCCGAGCGGACGCACCCTCAAGCGCAGCCAGCGGCCTTGCGCCCCTTGACCGGTCTGGCCGGCGTCGTGACCGGGGCCGGCAATGCGGACCTCCTCCTGCTGCCGCTTGCCTTCGCGCGCGGCCTTCAACAGGCGGAACACGGCCTCGGAGACATCAGGGTTGCCGATGAAAACGCGCTCGACGGGGCGGACATCCTGCGGCGAGGCCGCGCCGGTCAGCGCCAGATAGGCGGCATTGGAATAGACCACATGGCCGCGCTGGTCGGTGACCACGAGCCCCTCATGGGCGTGGTCGGCGATCCGCCCCATCACCGGGTCGTCGGTGGCGCGGTCGGAGAAGCGGATGATGCCGGCGGCAAAGGCGAACAGATTGAACAGCCCGACGGTGGCGAGCAGCGCCAGCACACCGAGGATATAGGGCTGGGCCTGGGTGCGGCCGATGGTCATCAGCCAGACCGCCACCGCGACGATGCCGGCCGCGATCAGGAGCACCAGGAGGATGCTGCCGCCCCGCCGCGTTGGCCCGTGGGCCACGAACGGCTCGGTCGCGGGAGGATGGTTGCTATCGGCGGTCATCTGGAGAGACATGGCTCGTCGGCATCGTTGGGGCGCCCGGAGCGGCCGCCCATCCCTGAGTGCCTGAATCGGACCCGAAAACGCAAGTCCGCCGGGCGGCAATTTCGCAAGTTACGCGCATTTCAAGCGGATTTCCGCCGGCTCCGTTCAGCTGCGC from Bradyrhizobium genosp. L includes:
- a CDS encoding Tim44 domain-containing protein, whose product is MNFSHRTRGIVRAIAVVMALALPVMMTVSAADARAGSGGSRGSRTFSAPPSTNTAPGSVAPLNRTFSQPNGPGMGAPAANSGGLFGRPGMGRSLLGGLAAGFLGAGLFGMLFGGGLFSGLGGLSSILGLILQIGLIVLVVRFAMSWWQRRNSPSPAYAGGPDVGPGAQPNTRSGFGFGLGGGNNAPVEITPADYEAFERLLGEIQTAWSNEDIAKLHTLATPEMVSYFSNDLQDNKARNVINKVTNVKLLQGDLAEAWREGDSEYATVAMRYSLVDVMLDRNSNRLVGGSEQPQEVTDVWTFLRQRGGNWELSAIQETN
- the cckA gene encoding cell cycle histidine kinase CckA, whose amino-acid sequence is MTADSNHPPATEPFVAHGPTRRGGSILLVLLIAAGIVAVAVWLMTIGRTQAQPYILGVLALLATVGLFNLFAFAAGIIRFSDRATDDPVMGRIADHAHEGLVVTDQRGHVVYSNAAYLALTGAASPQDVRPVERVFIGNPDVSEAVFRLLKAAREGKRQQEEVRIAGPGHDAGQTGQGAQGRWLRLRVRPLGQSKRESKYAVWSIADITRDRERQEDVFQELRHAIEYLDHAPCGFFSVNAAGEIAYVNATLANWLDYDLAEIGSGGLKLSDIVSGDGASLLTSIVPVPGEVKTEVFDIDLRMRGGKTVPVRLYHKLAFGADGAAGASRTLVISRARDEHSDPERAAEVRFMRFFDHTPMAIATVDRGGNVVGANARYAKLTQNLNGEGGAAKSIFRAVNPRDRGLLIAAINQAAEGQGDIAPVEVMLDGAKERFAQFFVTTVEKNERDAETAIVYMLEITERRALENQINQSQKMEMVGQLAGGIAHDFNNVLSAIMMANDFLLNAHKPTDPSFQDIMQIKQNATRAATLVRQLLAFSRRQTLRPQVLDLGDALSDLTMLLRRLIGEKVKLDLVHGRDLWPIKVDVSQFEQVIVNLAVNARDAMPDGGRLSIRTGNVPTDEAAQLANKGMPAADYVKIEISDTGTGIPAEIIDKIFEPFFSTKEVGKGTGLGLSTVYGIVKQTGGFVYVDSVPGEGTTFRIFLPRHRPEQEVAPEAHAGNGAAKEVAAVAEAAKPKPDLTGQGTILLVEDEDGLRSLNARGLRSRGYSVIEAANGVEAIEALEEKQGAVDLVVSDVVMPEMDGPTMLKEMRGRNPELKIIFVSGYAEDAFEKSLPENQQFAFLPKPFTLTQLVAAVKETMTA